From bacterium, one genomic window encodes:
- a CDS encoding phosphatidate cytidylyltransferase: MLRSRIAVAVFCIPVFLLLAYNGGIAFTLFTATVSVFAFLEFANLVKHIKKDIPKLIGALGCVCMVFSFYEGEQILAGIVLFVVFLMVLTLQLFRNDIPGSIVITGITSFGIIYTGWFLSHLVALRNLPSGRAYIFTMLAITWLTDSGAYAVGTLFGKHKLPLTASPNKSYEGLIGACIGSFIGVIIAKLMFLGTLTVIHMIALAIVMFLAGQLGDLSESLMKRDAKVKDTDCSIPGHGGVLDRFDSLLFTAPAMFYYIKLFL; this comes from the coding sequence ATGTTACGCAGTCGAATAGCAGTTGCTGTATTTTGCATCCCCGTTTTTCTTCTTTTGGCGTACAATGGAGGAATAGCGTTTACACTGTTTACTGCGACTGTGTCTGTATTTGCATTTTTAGAATTTGCCAATCTGGTTAAACACATAAAGAAGGATATTCCTAAGCTTATTGGAGCTCTAGGCTGTGTATGTATGGTGTTTTCGTTTTATGAAGGAGAGCAAATATTAGCTGGCATAGTTTTGTTTGTTGTGTTTCTCATGGTGTTGACGCTTCAGCTTTTCAGGAATGACATACCGGGTTCAATAGTTATTACAGGAATAACGAGTTTTGGAATAATATATACAGGATGGTTCTTATCGCATCTTGTTGCTCTTAGAAATTTACCGTCAGGCAGAGCATATATTTTTACAATGCTGGCTATTACATGGCTTACAGATTCAGGGGCATATGCAGTTGGAACATTGTTCGGCAAACATAAATTACCTTTAACGGCGAGTCCGAACAAGTCTTACGAAGGATTAATAGGAGCTTGTATAGGAAGTTTTATTGGAGTTATTATTGCAAAACTAATGTTTCTCGGGACACTTACTGTAATTCATATGATTGCGCTTGCAATAGTAATGTTTCTGGCTGGTCAGCTGGGGGATCTATCTGAATCATTGATGAAGCGTGATGCAAAAGTAAAAGATACTGATTGTAGTATCCCGGGGCATGGCGGGGTTCTGGACAGGTTTGACAGCCTGTTATTTACAGCGCCAGCAATGTTCTACTATATAAAACTTTTTTTATAA
- the dnaB gene encoding replicative DNA helicase produces MKKIPVDKLPPQNIDAEISVLGAMLIEKEAIGKTIEILNSKDFYKDAHKKIFSAIISLYDKDEAVDLVTLTEHLTKEKALKDVGGPSYISGLVSSVATAANVEHHARIVKQKATLRNLINVSTQIITRSYEGDEEVDLILDRAEKLIFDVSQQKTKGEFVAVKSILKDTFQTIENIIDKKIHVTGIRTGFDELDDRTAGLQNSDLIIVAGRPSMGKTSFALSLAHHIGVEEKIPIGILSFEMSKEQLVQRMLCAEARVDMHKMRTGYLGEQDWPKLTIAAGRLSEAPIFIDDSSSLSGLEVRAKARRLKASKNIGILIIDYLQLMSGKSRMENRQQEISEISRSLKGLAKELNIPVVALSQLRRLGEGRHRPQLSDLRESGAIEQDADVVLLLMREELYEETEENKGRAEINIGKQRNGPTGSFELAFIKEYAKFENLSMREDEE; encoded by the coding sequence ATGAAGAAGATACCTGTAGATAAACTGCCTCCACAGAACATAGACGCAGAGATATCTGTGCTTGGAGCTATGCTGATTGAAAAAGAAGCTATTGGGAAGACAATTGAGATATTAAATAGCAAGGATTTTTATAAAGATGCTCATAAGAAGATATTCTCTGCAATAATATCTTTGTATGATAAAGACGAAGCTGTAGATTTAGTCACACTAACTGAACACCTGACAAAGGAAAAAGCATTAAAGGATGTTGGAGGGCCAAGCTATATATCCGGATTAGTTAGCAGTGTAGCAACAGCTGCTAATGTTGAGCATCATGCGCGAATTGTAAAGCAGAAGGCAACACTCAGAAATTTAATCAATGTATCTACCCAAATTATTACAAGGAGTTATGAAGGGGATGAAGAGGTTGATTTAATATTAGACAGGGCAGAGAAACTTATTTTCGATGTAAGCCAGCAGAAGACGAAAGGGGAATTTGTTGCAGTAAAATCTATATTAAAGGACACATTCCAAACTATAGAGAATATAATTGATAAAAAGATTCATGTAACAGGCATTCGTACTGGGTTTGACGAGCTTGATGATAGAACAGCAGGGCTACAGAATTCAGACCTTATTATTGTTGCAGGCAGACCAAGTATGGGTAAAACAAGTTTTGCTCTCTCTCTTGCTCATCATATTGGAGTTGAAGAAAAAATACCTATTGGCATCTTGAGCTTTGAAATGTCTAAGGAGCAGCTTGTACAGCGCATGCTATGCGCAGAAGCCAGAGTTGATATGCATAAAATGAGAACAGGTTATCTTGGAGAACAGGATTGGCCAAAGCTTACTATTGCTGCCGGGAGATTGTCTGAAGCGCCAATTTTTATTGATGATAGTTCTAGTCTTTCTGGGCTGGAGGTGCGTGCAAAAGCAAGACGTCTTAAGGCAAGCAAGAATATAGGGATTCTCATAATAGACTATTTGCAGCTGATGAGTGGCAAATCGAGGATGGAGAACAGACAGCAGGAGATATCTGAAATTTCCAGATCATTAAAAGGATTAGCAAAGGAATTAAATATTCCTGTGGTTGCTCTTTCACAGTTAAGACGTCTGGGAGAAGGAAGACACAGACCTCAATTATCCGATCTCAGGGAATCAGGCGCTATAGAACAGGATGCAGATGTAGTTTTGCTTTTGATGAGAGAAGAATTGTATGAAGAGACTGAAGAGAATAAAGGGAGAGCTGAAATAAATATAGGCAAGCAGAGAAATGGGCCAACTGGATCCTTTGAATTGGCGTTTATTAAAGAATATGCTAAATTTGAAAATCTTTCTATGAGAGAAGACGAAGAATAG
- a CDS encoding isoprenyl transferase produces MSKKEEMLSKLDHKKLPQHIAIIMDGNGRWAKKRGLPRSAGHLAGVKTVRRIVETSSNIGIKFLTMYAFSTENWKRPKNEVSTIMSLFKIYLKKEISTFNKNDVKLNVIGNTGELSDDIQKALDDALKKTSVNKGLTFTLAINYGSRQEITNAVKNIVNDVKKGIISKDINENIIGRYLYTSDLPDPDLLIRTSGEMRISNFLLWQLSYAEIWITDTYWPDFEQTEYIKAILDYQNRQRRFGKHNG; encoded by the coding sequence ATGAGTAAAAAAGAAGAGATGTTGTCAAAATTAGACCATAAGAAGCTTCCTCAACATATTGCTATTATAATGGATGGGAATGGCAGATGGGCAAAGAAGCGCGGATTACCAAGATCTGCAGGACACCTGGCGGGGGTAAAAACTGTTAGGCGCATTGTAGAAACTTCCTCAAACATTGGTATAAAATTCCTGACCATGTATGCATTTTCCACGGAAAACTGGAAACGTCCCAAAAATGAAGTTAGTACAATTATGTCTTTATTTAAGATATATCTCAAAAAAGAAATATCAACCTTTAACAAGAATGATGTAAAGCTTAATGTAATTGGAAATACAGGAGAATTGTCAGATGATATTCAGAAAGCTCTGGATGATGCGCTAAAGAAGACGTCTGTAAATAAGGGCTTAACGTTTACTTTAGCTATCAATTATGGCAGCAGGCAAGAGATTACGAATGCAGTAAAAAACATTGTAAATGATGTTAAAAAAGGTATTATAAGCAAAGATATAAATGAGAATATAATTGGCAGATATTTATATACCTCTGATTTGCCGGACCCGGATCTTTTAATCAGAACAAGTGGAGAGATGAGGATTAGCAATTTTTTGCTCTGGCAATTATCATACGCTGAGATCTGGATCACAGATACGTATTGGCCGGATTTTGAGCAAACAGAGTATATAAAAGCGATTTTGGATTATCAAAATAGACAAAGGCGGTTTGGGAAACATAACGGATAA